The DNA window CAGGGTTCTACCCTGAGCCCTCCCCAGGGGCAAGAGGCATCACACAGGTGCAACATCTTGGCATGACTGAGAACTGAGATCTATCACTTCCTCATCAGAAAACAGTCCTGGTGggctctttgtaaaaaaaaaaaaagtcaaagtttTTGATGCTGTGGAGGATGAGGATGAAGACTGTGGGGCGCGCACACtcgaactcacacacacacacacacacacacacacacacacacacacacacaccacgactCCGCCCCTGCCCTCGTGGCACCACCCTCTTAGCTCACTTACCCCACCCGCCCAAGCTGGCTCCTAACCCACCTTTCTGTTGACGGAGCCCTGAGGAGAACAGGTGTCTCAAAGAGCGCCAAGATGCAGCCATGGCTCTGGCTGGTCTTCAGTGTGAAGCTATCAGGTAAGACCCAGAGTGGGGCTACCCCAGATCTGCACCAGAGCAGGGAACTTGGACCTGGTGGTCTCGGCAACCGGAGGAATCGACAGGAGCTGGGCTTCGGGAAGAGGGGAGGCTGGTAGGCAGAGACACAGCGTGAAAAGGAGATTCTTCCTCATTACCCAGAGAGGTCTGAGACGCCTGGGCAGAAGCCGCACAGCCTGAACTAAAAggcaaggaaggaaaaaaacggaaggacaaaaagagaagagagagagatccaaaACTGAAGGGGAAATGTTTTTCAGGGTGCCCACAGGGATGTGCCCCATGAAGTTCCCAGAGGCCCGATCTGGCTTAGGCCAGGGTCTGTAGACATACTCTAATTACTTCCGGGGAAGTGCTTCTGATAAATCAGACAACTAGGGCAGGGTACTCACTATGACCCCCTGGCTCTCCAGGGTCCTCTGCAGCATGGCACCCCCAAGAAGCGGCACTGCAGATGGGCTGTTGGAGCTGGCACAGAGGTGTGGCCTAAAGATTGTCATTGTGATCAACCCAGAGACGTTGCTGGTCTGGTACCAGCTAAAGCCCCAAACTGATTATACTACTGAGGAAGACAGGGCATGCCAGTCCCTGCCTCTGATCAGGTTAGCTCAACTGGTCAAAACTGGAAATAAACAAGGCTATTATGAGCTACCTCTGATCATTCTAGAAATACCAGGTTCCTCTGAAAATGGAATCCTGGGCTACCAAGCAGATCAAATGAGACTGTATATGACCTAAACCCTGGCTGTGCATATCCCCTGGGCTTTTTGGAAAGGCTCCTGCCATCTGCGTATTTGTGGGCCCACTCTGTATGCAGGTCTCAATTCGGAGGCTCAGAGTTCGTTCACCCAAGTCCTATGACCCCGGTTCGAGTGCAAGTCCATTTCACACAAACTATGGGACCTTGGATAGCTTTCCCTTGAGCTCTGTTTGTCTCTCCCTATAGGATTCAGTGAGGACTAAATCAGACAGCACACACTGTGCCTGACACACTGCAGTATGGGCATCATCACTTCATATTAACTTCCCCAAAGAGGCCAggaaaccaaaacaataaaaatggctGCCACGGCACAGAAATGGTGGCCTGAAACTCAGGGAAGGGAGATGGAGCACTTCAGCTACAAGGGGGTGGACACTCTTTCCATGCTTATAGAGACTCGGAGTGGTTTGAAGATAGATTTGGGATTAGTTCATCACATCAATCCTAGGGAAGGCCGTGACGGTATCAGAAGGCCTGAGACACAATTATAGGCAGGGATCTGTGCCATTAATGCCAAGCAGCTGACTGCCCTGGGCTCAcacatcctctggcctctgcttagCCGTGCCTGTTCTTGGCATAATATCTTGGCCATGATCTATAGGGTGACCCCCCCTCCCCCGGTTgcaaaccaaagaaaaaaaagtctttctaGATCAAACGGGTTTGTTGACAACCTATGGTCTTAGATGTGAAAGAAACTTGGTCTGATCCTTCTTGAGACTTCTCTCATTGCCTAGAATGTTCCCTGAGACTGTTAGACTTTCAGGTAGAACTTACCTGTGTGAGGGTTCACACAGGTACCTCCAGTGTCTGCATATGGTTACCTGTGTGAGTGCTTTACTGTTTAAATCTGACTtcacttctctttttctcccctgaaattcactaagtagcccaggctggcgtcTCAAGTGTTAGGATtcaaagtgtgcaccaccatgtctgccttcctttcttttctttccaaccaTAAATAGCAAGCAGGACAACAGTGACAAGTCAAGCTGCCCTTCTTTCATAGGAGACCATGAACTTGGTGACTTCTGAGGTTCCACAGCTGCTACAGGGCGAAGGCTGTGTGCATGGCCATATCTGCAACCCTTCTGCCTGCCCAGTCTTCCCATCTAAGACAAAATGAACTTCCAAGCTTGCTTCTGTAATAACCGCCCTGCCCCGAGGTGGGAGAAGTCAGTAACGGACCCATTGTAGGACTGAGGGGTAACAGCTCCCAGGGTCAGCTCCTTTTCCCTGTCCAGAAATCTCAGATCATCTAAACCACACTGTGCCTGACTCCAAACTCCTCTCCCAGATGGCCCTGGCTCTTTCTCAGCTGCTTAGAGCCGCTGAAGGCCTGTCTACACAGGCTCACAGCTAGGTGAGGTGGGCAACTAGCTTTGGCTTTCAACTTTGGCCCTTTGGATTTGAATTCAGTGAGACTCAAAATGAGATCGCTTCATGCTGGTGTCTTCTCATCCGTGTAAGGAGGATAAAAATCCTGGAGCCAGTCTGAGACTTTCACCAAGATAGCTTATGCCAAGGGCCACGCATCGAAGCTATGGTAAATAAAGGCACACTCAGAACTGCCTGCCTTGCAGTCAATGTTTGTGAGTTCTAGGTGCTCTGAGTGCTGTTAATACACTGACTCTTTCGCCCGCCCGGGCAGATCCTGTTTGCCCATGACAACAAACTCATTGTGATTCTGAGCGCCCCCCGCCCCACTGTGCTAGGGGCTGAACTCAGGAGTCAGACTTGGTAGtaaacacctttacctgctgaactacCTCACAAGCCCTCCTCTCTCTACTCCTCCTTCTTTCCGTCCCTCattccttctgtccctccctccctccctccttcctttcttaagaattatttttttaactttttaaagatttatttattttctgtgctctgtctgcatgAATACCTATCTACATGCCCGAAGAGGGCACGTGATCATATCATaaatgggtgtgagccaccatgtgattgtccaggctggccttgaactcactaggtAACCAAACTTGAAGTTTGGATCCTGTACTTCCACCGCAGTGTGCTAAGGTTGCGTGTGTATAGCCGCAGCCTGGTTCATCTCTTCTGATTTCTTGTAGCTCTCTGGGGCAGCTCTGCCCTCCTTCAGACTCCTTCATCCCTGCTGGttcaaaccaaccaaacagcaaaAATGTCCTGTGAGGCTAAAACCTTCCCTAAAGGAACAACCATCTACTGGCTGAGAGAGCTCCAGGATTCCAACAAGAACAAGCACTTTGAGTTCCTGGCGTCCCGGACTTCAACCAAAGGAATCAAATATGGTGAAAGGGTGAAGAAGAATATGACTCTGTCTTTCAATTCAACCCTGCCCTTTCTCAAGATCATGGATGTGAAACCAGAGGACAGTGGCTTCTACTTCTGCGCGATGGTTGGGAGTCCCATGGTAGTCTTTGGGACAGGGACAAAGCTGACTGTGGGTAAGAATGTTCTCAAGGTTGtgaatgagcacacacacacacacacacacacacacacacacacacacacacgtgcacacacacacacgtgcacacttacatacacacatgcttgcacacacacaagcacacatactccTACACTGGCCATTGGAGCTGTCCACTCTCAGTGAGCCTCACTCTGCAGCCATGACAAATCACACCACTGCTAAGACTAATAGAAAAGATCCATTGAGAGTTACGCAGGCCAAACACCTCTGAGGGTTGCACACAGCTGGGTCCCTTCATGGTTCCATCCACCGAGCAGGTGGTATATTTGTTCTCCACTTTGGATAGGAGTCAGATGAGATAAAAACAGGTAGGCCAGTCAAAGGTGGATGCTTCTGTTTTTGATGGAGACAAAAACAGCAGTCTCAGGACCCTGACTACATACAGACTCTCACTGTCTGAGCACACGCTCAGAGTGTTTCTGAGGTAGCAGAAAAGCAGTTGTCCTCGGCATTCTTCGTGGGGTTCAATGGCTCAAATCCACACTTGGGGCTTCGAAGAGCAAAGAAACTGGACCCCAGGTCTAGTTTGGTTCTCAGTCCGTCACATGCCCTTCCCCTCCcagagcctcagtttccataTCTGTACAAGGCTGCTGCTGCCGCCTCACCTCTACTTCTAGGAAACTGCAGTTTCATGACGTACATGCAGAAGTAcactgcagggctggagagatggctcagtggttaggagcactgactgccctaccagaggtcctgagttcaaatcccagcaaccacatggtggctcataaccatctgtaatgagatctgacgccctcttctggtgtctctgaagacagctacagtgtacttacagataataagtaaataagaaaacaaataaatagataaatctttaaaaaaaaaagaagtacactGCAAACCTTAGACACGATTTTCCATTTTCCAAGAGGCATCTAATTaggaagaaataaatgcattttattgAACACAACTTATCAAAACAGCATTAGTATTTCAACAGGTGACCTACTTTCCTATACATGGCATTTGGTACATGTTTTATGCATGCGGCATATCTGTGTTCAGACTAGCCATACTGGACAGTGAGGATTCCTCTCTCGGGGTGGAGAGGGCTCGCCATAGATTCTCTCAGGCCAGTGGTTGGCTATAGTTCGTTCTTCAACTCAACCCAGGACTTGGCCTCTCATCATCTTGCTTCAAACTCACCTGGGGGCTGGAATTCACTAGCACCCCAGCACCCCCAGAAGTTGGGCCGCTTGGCCTAAGGAGGTACAGAGACAGCTGGGGATAGTGCCAGAGTTATAAAAACACAGCAGTGACACCAGGAACAGAGCAAGGTCTCCATGGCCTCTCTAGTCTCTGGTCTCTTCGGGGTGGGATGGGGATTGGGCAAAGTAAGGATGGGCAGAAGCATGAAACATgggctttgagtttgttttttgtttgtttgttggttggttggtttggtttggttttgcttttgtttctgtgagCCCCGTGCGTGCCTTCCTAGTGCTTCAGGGTCTGAGACAGGTGGGTGGTAATGTTCCATCTCTACCTATCCTGGTATCCATGTTTCCAAGTCCTGTGTACTGTGTGCTGTCCAGCAGCCCAGGAGCAGCAGCATCTTCCCAAAGTCCCTTCTTGGATGCAATCTCCCCAGTGACAGATTCCCAGAGCCCGAGCCTACCGGCCCGGTTGAAGAGTCCGAGTGTCTCTGTGCATCAGTGCGTCAATCCCACTGTcctgtccttcctctctcccaccctcagTGTGAGACACTGGATCAAAACTGAGGAGAGGATGGGCCATCCAGGAAAAGCAGAAGGGCCTGGAACACAGCACTCAATCCATCTCTCTCAACCGCCGTTGTTCATGTAGGAGGGCACAACCAGGGGCTTGCTCTGTTGGCTTAGGGGTTGCAAAGGAAGCTGAGATTGGCCATGCCAAAGGACCAAAGGGTCCttccactttgttttgttttgtcttttgagactgggtctttctacatagccctggctgtcctggaactgtgaTCAGGCAAGCCttctcaaactcagggatcctccagtctctgtctcctgagtgttgagattaaagggttgtgccaccacactgggctAGAATAAGAACAGCAACCCAAGGTCTTCTGCCAATCATAGTCATGCCTAAGTATACTTCACTAGGCACACTGCTCTCTTAATTCTCACAACtaagaagtcattttttttttttgagacagggtttctcatgtagccctggctgtcctagaactcactgtgtagaccaggctggcctcaaacgtggatatccacctgcctttgcctcctaagtgcttaaattaaaggtgtgtaccaccactgcctggccgaAGTCATCTTCTTTATTGCAAAGAGGAAGCTAAGGGACAGACAACTTTCCTGGGGCTGCATAGTTTGTTAATGATGGGCAAGGCTCTGCTTAGGACACTGGGCTCATCCTCACCCATAGGTTCTCCATTCATCTGAGAAACTAGATATGAATTCTGTGCTCTGCCATGACCTGAAATCCTGTGGTAGCCAAGGCAACAATCACAAGGGCATCACTGCCCGGAAGAAAGGCACACAGTCTGCCTGTAAGTCCTGCTGCTTACCCGAGTAACATATGGGTCTTGCTTCTTTCTATAGTTGATGTCCTTCCTACAACTGCTCCAACCAAAAAGACTACACTGAAGAAGAAACAATGTCCAACCCCCCACCCAAAGACCCAGAAAGGTGAGTTTTCCATTGTTGCACTCACATTAAAAAAAGCAGCTTCccactttcccttcctccttcctcctttctccttctttccttccttccttccttgaacAAACACTTACCAAGTCTTGGCTCCGAGGCCTATTTCTCTAGCTCTAAACTGGTGTCAACGAAAGGTACCCTGTGTCTGATGGCAACTCACAGTCTAGTGAGGCCACACTCACAAATcattacagagtgagaccttaaGGAAAACACATCTAGCACACAGGTGCTCACAACAACACGATTCATCATAGCCAGAAAAGTGCTCACAACCCAGATGTTCCGCAATGAGACAGGACGCAGGTGTTACAAGGGCACGTGTAGAGTGAAGTTCTGGAGCTACGAGATGGCTCGGCTGGTAGCTGCACTCGCTGACAAGCCTGATTGTGTTCAGTCCCTGTGACCTACATGGTACAAGGCGAA is part of the Rattus norvegicus strain BN/NHsdMcwi chromosome 4, GRCr8, whole genome shotgun sequence genome and encodes:
- the Cd8b gene encoding T-cell surface glycoprotein CD8 beta chain precursor, which gives rise to MQPWLWLVFSVKLSALWGSSALLQTPSSLLVQTNQTAKMSCEAKTFPKGTTIYWLRELQDSNKNKHFEFLASRTSTKGIKYGERVKKNMTLSFNSTLPFLKIMDVKPEDSGFYFCAMVGSPMVVFGTGTKLTVVDVLPTTAPTKKTTLKKKQCPTPHPKTQKGLTCGLITLSLLVACILVLLVSLSVAIHFHCTRRRARIRFMKQFHK